A single window of Trachemys scripta elegans isolate TJP31775 chromosome 18, CAS_Tse_1.0, whole genome shotgun sequence DNA harbors:
- the RSKR gene encoding ribosomal protein S6 kinase-related protein produces the protein YSVCLFTGHLKLTDFGLSRHLRRGERAYTICGTLQYMAPEVLSGGPYSHSADWWSLGILLFTLATGKFPVPPERDHLAMLASVNRCSYESPGSLSRGLSLLLSELLCRNPLRRLRYLHHFKSHLFFRGVTFDAELLQKHPVDVVVAARQAEAAALESSVTFTDFDCDLLAWLRPS, from the exons TACAGTGTGTGTCTGTTCACAGGGCACCTAAAGCTGACAGACTTTGGCCTTTCCCGCCACCTGCGCCGAGGGGAGCGGGCTTACACCATCTGTGGGACCCTGCAGTACATGG CCCCAGAAGTGCTGAGCGGAGGCCCCTACAGCCATTCTGCTGACTGGTGGTCTCTGGGCATCCTGCTCTTTACCCTCGCTACTGGGAAG TTCCCAGTTCCTCCAGAGCGAGACCACCTGGCCATGCTGGCGAGCGTGAACCGCTGCAGCTACGAGAGCCCAGGCTCCCTGAGCCGGGGGCTGTCCCTCCTGCTCAGCGAG ctcctgtgCCGAAACCCCCTGCGGCGCCTGCGCTACCTCCACCACTTCAAGAGCCACCTCTTCTTTCGGGGCGTGACCTTTGACGCCGAGCTCCTGCAGAAGCACCCGGTGGACGTCGTGGTGGCTGCGCGGCAAGCGGAGGCGGCGGCCCTGGAATCGTCCGTCACCTTTACAGACTTTGActgtgacctcctggcctggctgCGGCCGAGCTGA